From a single Lolium rigidum isolate FL_2022 chromosome 7, APGP_CSIRO_Lrig_0.1, whole genome shotgun sequence genomic region:
- the LOC124678723 gene encoding putative F-box protein At4g22180 isoform X1, translated as MELCSVASVMSLGSLAIQRTHLCSLVFRALPRLLGYTPSSPKKLCKDVDPLLTETIVGTLRELPQDILMDIFATLEIPDLIRVGAVCPSWHSAYTSLQSLGLYKLSQTPCLLYTSESADDSSAYLYSLSEKRSYKLTLPDPPIRTRCLIGSSHGWLITVDERSEMHLVNPITCEQIALPSVITIEQVKPIFDEYGDLHKYELSWHTGTRAAYNSPSIYDLDKLRDELHYKAFVFPDTSTGSYMVVLIHNPKQQLSFTRVGDDKWTWLPPHDAYEDCTYKDGMLYAVTGFGEVHVFDFSSGPAVTVEMIMQVRNVYGCGYMYIAQAPWGDLLLIWRICEDHDVEPEPGASVFWNTTEYEIYKFDLKRSKLKKINCLHDHVLFLGHNQSLCLSAGEYPSLKANHVYFTDDNVLWTLRLKNNHRDMGILNLDDNNKEEVVSHQLFSNFPAPIWVTPDLRKMDMASRVD; from the coding sequence ATGGAGTTATGTAGTGTTGCCTCGGTAATGAGCTTAGGGAGTCTAGCTATACAGCGCACACATTTGTGCTCCCTAGTCTTCAGAGCTTTGCCAAGGCTGCTAGGCTACACTCCCAGTTCACCGAAGAAACTATGCAAAGATGTTGATCCACTGCTGACCGAGACTATCGTGGGCACATTGCGAGAGCTGCCTCAGGACATCTTGATGGATATCTTTGCCACCCTTGAAATCCCTGACCTCATACGTGTTGGCGCCGTCTGCCCCTCTTGGCACTCTGCATATACCAGCCTACAAAGCCTTGGGCTGTATAAACTATCTCAGACGCCGTGCCTTCTCTATACTTCTGAATCTGCTGACGATAGCTCTGCTTACCTCTACAGCCTCAGTGAAAAGAGATCGTACAAGTTAACTCTTCCGGATCCACCTATCCGCACTAGGTGTTTGATAGGGTCCTCTCATGGCTGGCTGATTACTGTTGATGAAAGATCTGAGATGCATCTTGTCAACCCGATCACATGTGAACAGATTGCGCTACCTTCAGTGATCACCATCGAGCAGGTGAAGCCCATCTTCGATGAGTACGGTGATCTACACAAGTATGAATTGTCATGGCACACTGGAACGCGTGCTGCTTATAACTCGCCATCTATTTATGATCTTGACAAGCTGCGGGATGAACTCCACTATAAGGCGTTTGTGTTCCCTGATACATCCACAGGAAGCTACATGGTGGTTCTCATCCACAATCCAAAGCAGCAGCTTTCTTTCACAAGAGTAGGGGATGATAAGTGGACCTGGCTTCCACCCCATGATGCCTATGAGGACTGCACTTACAAGGATGGCATGTTGTATGCAGTGACTGGATTTGGAGAAGTTCATGTTTTTGATTTTAGTAGTGGACCTGCTGTTACAGTGGAGATGATTATGCAAGTGCGCAATGTGTATGGCTGTGGGTACATGTACATTGCTCAAGCTCCATGGGGCGATCTGCTGCTGATTTGGAGAATCTGTGAGGATCATGATGTAGAACCTGAACCAGGGGCATCTGTGTTTTGGAACACTACGGAATATGAAATATATAAATTTGACCTTAAAAGAAGTAAGCTTAAGAAAATCAATTGCTTGCATGACCATGTGTTGTTTCTTGGACATAATCAGTCACTTTGTCTCAGTGCTGGAGAATATCCGTCTCTCAAGGCAAATCATGTCTACTTTACTGATGATAATGTGTTATGGACATTGAGATTGAAGAATAATCATCGTGATATGGGAATTCTCAACTTGGATGATAACAACAAGGAAGAAGTTGTGTCTCATCAGCTCTTCTCCAACTTCCCGGCTCCTATTTGGGTTACACCTGATCTTAGAAAGATGGACATGGCTTCACGagtggattga
- the LOC124678723 gene encoding putative F-box protein At4g22180 isoform X2, whose protein sequence is MELCSVASVMSLGSLAIQRTHLCSLVFRALPRLLGYTPSSPKKLCKDVDPLLTETIVGTLRELPQDILMDIFATLEIPDLIRVGAVCPSWHSAYTSLQSLGLYKLSQTPCLLYTSESADDSSAYLYSLSEKRSYKLTLPDPPIRTRCLIGSSHGWLITVDERSEMHLVNPITCEQIALPSVITIEQVKPIFDEYGDLHKYELSWHTGTRAAYNSPSIYDLDKLRDELHYKAFVFPDTSTGSYMVVLIHNPKQQLSFTRVGDDKWTWLPPHDAYEDCTYKDGMLYAVTGFGEVHVFDFSSGPAVTVEMIMQVRNVYGCGYMYIAQAPWGDLLLIWRICEDHDVEPEPGASVFWNTTEYEIYKFDLKRMLENIRLSRQIMSTLLMIMCYGH, encoded by the exons ATGGAGTTATGTAGTGTTGCCTCGGTAATGAGCTTAGGGAGTCTAGCTATACAGCGCACACATTTGTGCTCCCTAGTCTTCAGAGCTTTGCCAAGGCTGCTAGGCTACACTCCCAGTTCACCGAAGAAACTATGCAAAGATGTTGATCCACTGCTGACCGAGACTATCGTGGGCACATTGCGAGAGCTGCCTCAGGACATCTTGATGGATATCTTTGCCACCCTTGAAATCCCTGACCTCATACGTGTTGGCGCCGTCTGCCCCTCTTGGCACTCTGCATATACCAGCCTACAAAGCCTTGGGCTGTATAAACTATCTCAGACGCCGTGCCTTCTCTATACTTCTGAATCTGCTGACGATAGCTCTGCTTACCTCTACAGCCTCAGTGAAAAGAGATCGTACAAGTTAACTCTTCCGGATCCACCTATCCGCACTAGGTGTTTGATAGGGTCCTCTCATGGCTGGCTGATTACTGTTGATGAAAGATCTGAGATGCATCTTGTCAACCCGATCACATGTGAACAGATTGCGCTACCTTCAGTGATCACCATCGAGCAGGTGAAGCCCATCTTCGATGAGTACGGTGATCTACACAAGTATGAATTGTCATGGCACACTGGAACGCGTGCTGCTTATAACTCGCCATCTATTTATGATCTTGACAAGCTGCGGGATGAACTCCACTATAAGGCGTTTGTGTTCCCTGATACATCCACAGGAAGCTACATGGTGGTTCTCATCCACAATCCAAAGCAGCAGCTTTCTTTCACAAGAGTAGGGGATGATAAGTGGACCTGGCTTCCACCCCATGATGCCTATGAGGACTGCACTTACAAGGATGGCATGTTGTATGCAGTGACTGGATTTGGAGAAGTTCATGTTTTTGATTTTAGTAGTGGACCTGCTGTTACAGTGGAGATGATTATGCAAGTGCGCAATGTGTATGGCTGTGGGTACATGTACATTGCTCAAGCTCCATGGGGCGATCTGCTGCTGATTTGGAGAATCTGTGAGGATCATGATGTAGAACCTGAACCAGGGGCATCTGTGTTTTGGAACACTACGGAATATGAAATATATAAATTTGACCTTAAAAGAA TGCTGGAGAATATCCGTCTCTCAAGGCAAATCATGTCTACTTTACTGATGATAATGTGTTATGGACATTGA